In one window of Rhinoderma darwinii isolate aRhiDar2 chromosome 7, aRhiDar2.hap1, whole genome shotgun sequence DNA:
- the MIEF1 gene encoding mitochondrial dynamics protein MIEF1: MAGAGEKKGKKDDNGIGTAIDFVLSNARLVLGVGGLAILGIATLAVKRMYDRAISAPVSPSRSSQSGKRSWEEPSWLGSSTRLLNKDMKTSVSRSLQTLPTDTSGFEQDYFRPKPPSCKSPSDLKKTRLKLSLQEKLVTYFKKYVAIPPADQSLAKQTAIDICAELRNFIHCKFPDMSLRDMHLSGSLYDDLQVVRADHIQLMIPLIVENNLWSCVPGEETILNLPGFCLLRRENVEYFPRGTSYWDRCVVGGYLCPKAVVATFEKVVAGSINWPAIGSMLGYVIRPVVPSESLILEIHYEEDQKLFIAFLPLVALGDRAAVAKAHRLPRYGNMWRLSQRGAETAALIGRDQQDSGCRCLCLKILKAICRYNLPLSHLTASHLTNILLHVSEKEEDWSQGALADRFVQALRETIGYLETGILPSALDPKVNLFCELTTDEVDEMGYFLYSSLSEPEVLLRTGE; this comes from the exons ATGGCAGGGGCAGGGGAGAAGAAAGGGAAGAAAGATGACAATGGCATTGGTACTGCTATAGATTTTGTGCTGTCCAATGCTCGCTTGGTGCTTGGAGTTGGGGGACTTGCAATTCTAGGCATAGCAACTCTTGCAGTGAAACGG ATGTATGATCGAGCCATTAGTGCTCCTGTTAGTCCATCTCGATCAAGTCAGTCCGGTAAACGCAGCTGGGAGGAACCAAGCTGGTTGGGTTCTTCCACACGATTGCTCAACAAAGATATGAAGACATCTGTGAGTCGCAGCCTGCAGACACTTCCAACTGATACTTCAGGATTTGAACAGG ATTATTTTCGACCCAAACCCCCAAGTTGCAAGTCCCCGTCTGATTTGAAGAAGACACGCTTGAAATTATCACTTCAGGAGAAACTCGTTACTTACTTTAAGAAGTATGTCGCCATTCCACCTGCAGATCAGAGCCTTGCCAAGCAGACTGCAATAGACATCTGTGCTGAACTACGCAACTTCATACACTGCAAATTTCCAGACATGTCTCTTAGAGACATGCACCTGAGTGGAAGCTTGTATGATGATTTACAG GTTGTTAGAGCGGATCACATTCAACTCATGATACCTCTCATAGTGGAAAATAATTTATGGTCATGTGTTCCTGGAGAAGAAACCATTCTAAATTTGCCTGGATTCTGCCTTCTACGTAGAGAGAATGTTGAGTACTTTCCTCGTGGGACCAGTTATTGGGACCGCTGTGTAGTGGGAGGTTACCTTTGTCCCAAGGCTGTGGTAGCCACCTTTGAGAAAGTGGTAGCTGGTTCAATCAACTGGCCAGCCATTGGTAGTATGTTGGGCTATGTGATTCGGCCAGTAGTGCCATCCGAAAGCCTCATCTTAGAGATTCATTATGAGGAGGATCAAAAGCTCTTTATAGCCTTCCTGCCTTTAGTTGCTCTTGGGGACCGTGCAGCAGTTGCCAAAGCTCACAGACTACCGCGTTATGGGAATATGTGGCGACTAAGCCAGCGTGGAGCGGAAACCGCTGCTTTAATAGGAAGGGATCAACAGGATTCGGGTTGCCGATGTCTCTGCCTGAAAATTCTGAAGGCTATATGTCGATACAATTTACCTCTGTCTCATCTCACAGCCTCCCACCTCACCAACATACTCCTTCATGTTTCTGAAAAAGAGGAAGACTGGTCACAGGGTGCGTTAGCAGACCGCTTCGTACAAGCGCTTCGAGAAACCATTGGTTATCTAGAAACTGGGATTTTACCCTCTGCTTTGGACCCCAAGGTGAACTTGTTTTGTGAACTAACCACAGATGAAGTGGATGAGATGGGTTATTTTCTTTACAGCTCCTTATCAGAGCCAGAGGTGCTTCTTCGGACAGGAGAATGA
- the MIURF gene encoding mitochondrial ribosome and complex I assembly factor AltMIEF1, whose amino-acid sequence MAGWSREAVLSLYCALLRQGRKLEFTDRDYYTSYVRREFRKNQSLKKQEDKEKHLEKGQFFLGTKLGGLV is encoded by the coding sequence ATGGCAGGCTGGTCTCGTGAGGCAGTTTTGTCTCTGTACTGTGCCCTCCTTCGGCAAGGGCGCAAACTTGAGTTCACCGATCGAGACTACTACACTTCATATGTGCGCAGAGAATTTAGGAAAAATCAGAGCCTTAAAAAGCAAGAAGACAAAGAGAAACACCTGGAGAAAGGACAGTTCTTTCTGGGAACCAAACTTGGAGGGTTGGTTTAA